From the genome of Prionailurus viverrinus isolate Anna unplaced genomic scaffold, UM_Priviv_1.0 scaffold_55, whole genome shotgun sequence, one region includes:
- the CDX4 gene encoding homeobox protein CDX-4, whose protein sequence is MWEEGIPQMQAGLSEGSSAERGGPRAGLGPASACFHLTLEGAGQKPLEELLCPKAQTTAMGTRWTKVIKMRPKSQGALGEGANRIGALQELQNGLGSSFLIPRSCLLEKEAGMYLGTLRNPAGGGTAGTGGTGGGGSLLPASNFTAVPAYAHFMGYPHMPSMDSHGSSLGGWGSPYSPPREDWNAYPGSSSTMGTVPVNNMTSSPAAFGSSEYNLGPVGGGSSSGSLPARGSGSLFPVDTDAADARSSNRSLHSPYAWMRKTVQVTGKTRTKEKYRVVYTDHQRLELEKEFHCNRYITIRRKSELAVNLGLSERQVKIWFQNRRAKERKMIKKKISQFENSGGSVQSDSGSISPGELPNTFFTTPSAVCRFQPIEIQQVVVSE, encoded by the exons ATGTGGGAAGAAGGGATACCACAGATGCAGGCTGGGCTGAGTGAGGGAAGTTCCGCAGAAAGAGGAGGCCCCAGAGCAGGACTTGGCCCTGCATCTGCCTGTTTTCATCTCACTTTGGAGGGAGCTGGTCAGAAACCCTTGGAGGAACTCTTGTGTCCAAAAGCGCAAACTACTGCTATGGGGACCAGATGGACAAAAGTGATAAAGATGAGACCGAAAAGCCAGGGAGCTCTGGGAGAGGGAGCTAA TCGGATTGGGGCCTTACAAGAACTTCAGAATGGCTTAGGGAGCTCCTTCCTCATACCCAGAAGCTGCCTTTTGGAAAAAGAAGCAGGCATGTACCTGGGCACTCTCAGGAACCCCGCGGGAGGCGGCACTGCCGGGACTGGCGGCACTGGGGGCGGTGGGAGTCTCCTGCCAGCCTCCAACTTCACAGCAGTCCCTGCCTATGCGCACTTCATGGGGTATCCCCATATGCCCAGCATGGATTCTCACGGGTCGTCGCTGGGGGGCTGGGGTTCGCCCTATAGTCCCCCTCGAGAAGACTGGAATGCTTACCCTGGGTCGTCCAGTACAATGGGCACTGTGCCCGTGAACAACATGACCTCGAGCCCTGCCGCTTTTGGCTCCTCAGAATACAACTTGGGTCCTGtgggaggaggaagcagcagtGGCAGCCTGCCAGCCCGAGGCAGCGGGTCACTGTTCCCCGTAGACACCGACGCCGCGGATGCCAGATCTTCTAACAGAAGCCTTCACAGCCCTTATGCGTGGATGCGCAAGACTGTGCAGGTTACGG GGAAAACCAGGACAAAAGAAAAGTATCGTGTGGTTTACACAGATCATCAGAGATTGGAGCTAGAGAAGGAATTCCACTGCAATAGATACATCACCATTCGGAGAAAATCAGAACTAGCAGTCAACCTGGGCCTTTCTGAAAGACAG GTGAAAATCTGGTTTCAGAATCGCAGAGCCAAGGAGAGAAagatgatcaaaaagaaaatctcccaGTTTGAGAACAGTGGAGGCTCAGTGCAAAGTGACTCTGGTTCCATCAGCCCTGGGGAACTCCCTAACACTTTTTTCACCACCCCATCTGCTGTTTGTAGATTTCAACCTATTGAGATACAGCAGGTCGTAGTCTCTgaatga